A section of the Triticum dicoccoides isolate Atlit2015 ecotype Zavitan chromosome 7A, WEW_v2.0, whole genome shotgun sequence genome encodes:
- the LOC119330117 gene encoding proline-rich receptor-like protein kinase PERK2, with product MAFNPNPPGLGFPFPFFPPPNTYAPPNNFGPRPPPSPFGPRPPPRPQAPPPPRQPAPPVQPPPRPQAPPPPRQPAPPIRPPPPPHRAPPPPTQPPPPRRAPPPPTQPPPPPRRAPPPPPPRRAPPPPSPPPPRRAPPPPSPPIRPPPPRPLAPPPPHISPPTPPPSPPHHMVIIVVFVSLGGLLLLACLAAFCLHKKKKRKTERRAEVLNFSDHVHVHKSAMSGPGGSKAVRLTVDEDVKFQEVVKESEAVDKESGTATAGNHNAWMWNKKQKSKAKQDSEVINVTGHIHVDEKIESGPHGEKIEVLSEDEDIRFEEADNKEKSSAKSKARVTKF from the coding sequence ATGGCTTTCAACCCAAACCCTCCAGGCCTCGGCTTCCCCTTCCCCTTCTTCCCTCCACCCAACACCTACGCTCCTCCAAACAATTTCGGTCCAAGGCCGCCACCAAGCCCTTTCGGTCCAAGGCCGCCGCCACGCCCTCAAGCGCCGCCACCGCCACGACAGCCTGCGCCACCCGTTCAACCCCCGCCGCGCCCTCAAGCCCCACCACCACCACGGCAGCCTGCGCCACCCATTCGACCCCCGCCGCCTCCACACCGTGCTCCCCCGCCACCAACCCAGCCTCCTCCTCCACGCCGTGCTCCACCTCCGCCAACTCAGCCCCCACCTCCACCCCGGcgtgcgccaccgccgccgccgccgcgccgtgcTCCACCTCCACCCTCACCACCGCCACCTCGTCGTGCTCCACCCCCACCATCACCGCCCATTCGCCCACCTCCACCACGCCCACTAGCCCCACCTCCACCACATATCAGCCCGCCAACACCTCcgcctagccctccacaccacatggTCATCATCGTGGTGTTCGTCTCCCTAGGCGGGCTCCTCCTGCTTGCATGCCTAGCTGCCTTCTGCTTgcacaagaaaaagaagaggaagacagAAAGGAGGGCAGAGGTACTGAACTTCAGCGACCATGTCCATGTCCACAAATCGGCCATGTCAGGGCCTGGGGGATCCAAGGCCGTCAGGCTGACAGTTGACGAGGACGTCAAGTTCCAAGAGGTGGTTAAGGAATCAGAGGCCGTCGACAAAGAGTCGGGCACAGCCACAGCAGGAAACCACAACGCTTGGATGTGGAACAAGAAACAGAAGAGCAAAGCAAAGCAGGATTCAGAGGTCATCAACGTCACCGGACACATCCATGTTGATGAGAAGATCGAGTCAGGGCCCCACGGCGAGAAGATTGAGGTCCTTTCAGAAGATGAAGATATCAGGTTTGAAGAGGCAGACAACAAAGAAAAATCATCTGCAAAATCAAAGGCACGCGTTACCAAGTTCTAA